A single genomic interval of Candidatus Omnitrophota bacterium harbors:
- a CDS encoding NUDIX hydrolase, whose translation MKKISEKILYQGQWLSMYETVYEDRNGVPVSWESVKRKKTTPGVVIIAKLVPSRQFILIKQFRHAVGGYVLSFPAGLADGDPRHALVELKEETGYIGRIVSVSPVLKTGSTIVDDSGQTVYIEVDEKDPANLDPRQDLEPGEDIEVCLVRRDEIKKYLMAEQGQGTHISANLWYLFVLRDEIL comes from the coding sequence ATGAAAAAGATTTCTGAAAAAATCCTCTATCAGGGCCAATGGCTGTCGATGTATGAAACGGTTTATGAAGACCGCAACGGGGTTCCCGTCTCCTGGGAAAGCGTCAAACGCAAGAAGACGACCCCGGGTGTCGTGATCATCGCCAAATTGGTCCCTTCCCGGCAATTCATCCTGATCAAACAGTTCCGTCACGCGGTCGGCGGGTATGTGCTGAGTTTCCCGGCGGGCCTGGCCGACGGCGATCCGCGCCACGCGCTGGTGGAGCTCAAGGAGGAGACCGGCTACATCGGCCGGATCGTCAGCGTCAGCCCGGTGCTCAAGACCGGGTCCACGATCGTGGACGACAGCGGGCAGACGGTTTATATCGAGGTGGATGAGAAAGACCCCGCCAACCTCGACCCCCGCCAGGACCTGGAGCCGGGCGAGGACATCGAGGTCTGCCTGGTCAGGCGGGATGAGATCAAAAAATATTTGATGGCGGAGCAGGGTCAGGGTACGCACATCAGCGCAAATCTGTGGTATCTCTTCGTCCTCAGGGACGAAATCCTTTAA
- a CDS encoding alpha/beta hydrolase: MPDHIVYFAHGKESGPWGTKIQALAKIARDKGFHVESPDYSTMMDPDERVKKLLALKPSAGKNLVLVGSSMGGYVSALASAHLNVSGLFLLAPAFFIPGYAVQSPVPKAQLTYIVHGWEDNIVPVENSIRFSREHKSRLFLLPSDHRLVSVLTDVERFFCVFLENIFS; encoded by the coding sequence ATGCCCGATCATATTGTTTATTTCGCCCATGGAAAGGAGAGCGGGCCGTGGGGGACCAAGATCCAGGCGCTGGCAAAGATCGCCCGGGACAAAGGTTTCCACGTCGAAAGTCCGGATTATTCCACGATGATGGACCCGGACGAGCGCGTGAAAAAACTGCTGGCGCTCAAGCCGTCGGCCGGTAAAAATTTGGTCCTGGTCGGCTCCAGCATGGGCGGATATGTGTCCGCGTTGGCCTCGGCTCATTTGAACGTGAGCGGCCTGTTCCTTCTGGCCCCGGCGTTTTTCATCCCGGGATATGCCGTTCAGTCGCCGGTTCCGAAGGCCCAGCTGACCTATATCGTGCATGGCTGGGAGGACAATATCGTCCCTGTCGAGAATTCCATCCGTTTTTCAAGGGAGCACAAGTCCCGGTTGTTCCTTTTGCCCTCGGATCACCGCCTGGTCTCCGTGCTTACGGATGTAGAGAGATTTTTTTGTGTCTTTTTAGAAAATATTTTTTCTTAA
- the tatC gene encoding twin-arginine translocase subunit TatC — MAGAPFHSSSPGGSQSFFDHLEELRARIIKASLAFIIGVIFAYPLTDPVLEFVIRPVGHLVFTSPEEAFTARLTMCFLGGFFLSLPVLLYQIWKFVALGLTAPERKFVSVFGPLSFVFFAAGAVFAWFVLIPMSLQFLMGFASSRMQAMITVEKYISYVGTLLIGCGIVFELPLALAFLARIGIATPEFLRQKRRYAIVLILIVSAVVTPPDVISQLLMSLPLVALYEVGILMTQFPARKTPV; from the coding sequence ATGGCAGGCGCACCTTTCCATTCTTCTTCTCCCGGCGGTTCGCAATCGTTCTTCGATCATCTGGAAGAATTGCGCGCCCGGATCATCAAGGCCTCTCTCGCGTTCATCATCGGCGTTATCTTTGCGTATCCCCTGACAGACCCCGTCCTGGAATTTGTCATCCGTCCCGTCGGTCATCTGGTTTTCACGTCTCCGGAGGAAGCGTTCACCGCACGCCTGACGATGTGTTTCCTGGGCGGTTTTTTTCTGTCCTTGCCGGTCCTCCTGTACCAGATCTGGAAATTTGTCGCCCTGGGACTGACGGCGCCGGAAAGGAAATTTGTTTCTGTTTTCGGGCCGTTGTCGTTCGTGTTCTTCGCGGCCGGCGCCGTGTTCGCGTGGTTTGTCCTGATCCCGATGTCGCTGCAGTTCCTTATGGGGTTCGCCTCTTCGAGGATGCAGGCCATGATCACGGTGGAGAAATACATTTCCTACGTCGGCACCCTGCTCATCGGCTGCGGGATCGTGTTTGAATTGCCGCTGGCGCTGGCGTTTCTGGCGCGCATCGGCATTGCAACGCCCGAATTCCTCCGCCAGAAACGCCGTTACGCCATTGTGCTGATTTTGATCGTCAGCGCGGTCGTGACCCCGCCGGATGTCATCTCCCAATTGCTGATGTCTCTGCCCCTGGTTGCGCTTTATGAAGTCGGGATCCTCATGACGCAATTTCCCGCACGGAAGACCCCTGTATGA
- a CDS encoding twin-arginine translocase TatA/TatE family subunit gives MGRIGVTELLLVLVVVLILFGAKRLPEIGSAIGKALREFKKSARDIEGDVKEPLDDKDKGPRS, from the coding sequence ATGGGAAGAATCGGCGTCACGGAATTGCTTTTGGTCCTGGTTGTGGTCCTGATCCTGTTCGGCGCCAAACGTCTGCCGGAGATCGGCAGCGCCATCGGCAAGGCCCTGCGGGAATTCAAAAAATCGGCCAGGGACATTGAAGGCGATGTGAAAGAGCCTTTGGACGACAAGGACAAGGGCCCGCGGTCGTAG
- a CDS encoding peptidylprolyl isomerase, protein MAQQVISFHYDLKDDKGQMIESSRGTEPMAFMEGVGQIIPGLEKALLELAVGQSKDVFVACEDAYGPYDQTLIANVPAGQFPTPNVKEGDVFQVEREGAIRLVTVVEVKDGTVTIDANHPMAGRSLNFTVEIVTRRDATPEELSHGHAHSGDGHHHH, encoded by the coding sequence ATGGCGCAGCAGGTGATTTCGTTCCATTATGATTTGAAGGATGATAAGGGGCAGATGATCGAATCCTCACGCGGGACCGAACCCATGGCGTTCATGGAAGGCGTGGGGCAGATCATCCCCGGCCTGGAAAAGGCCCTGCTGGAGCTCGCGGTCGGGCAGTCGAAGGACGTTTTTGTGGCCTGCGAGGACGCTTACGGCCCTTATGATCAAACATTAATCGCCAACGTTCCCGCCGGGCAGTTCCCGACGCCGAACGTCAAAGAGGGGGATGTTTTTCAGGTTGAGCGCGAAGGCGCGATCCGGCTCGTGACGGTCGTGGAGGTGAAAGACGGCACGGTGACCATTGACGCCAATCATCCCATGGCCGGCCGGAGCTTGAATTTTACGGTGGAGATCGTCACCCGCCGGGACGCCACACCCGAGGAATTGTCTCACGGCCACGCCCATTCCGGGGACGGCCATCACCACCATTGA